GTGTATAACTTGGTAGTTCCTCACCCGCGGAACGGGCAGCCAGTATGAGGGCTCCATAGAGGGACGTCTGTTTCTGAATATCTTCATGCATGGAAACACCAAAGTAATTACAGCATAGGTGTTTCCAGAAGGCTGAATGTAATACGCCCCCTGAGAGTTTGATGGTCCTGGGAATATGCCCACTTTTCAGTAGTTCCTCATAACACTGATAGAGATTGGCAACGACCCCCTGTAAGACACCTTGGTAGAAGGCACTTGTTGTCATGGACTCTTCTACATCATGGAAGCTCGCAAGACGAGTGTCATCCCACCCAGGACAACGCTCTCCCACCAGGAATGGAAGGAATATAGGGGTATTCGCTTTTTCCCCTAGTGAGCTTTCAATCTGAGCATATGTGACATCTGGATCAAAGGAGTGTTTCTTGTACCAATCCACACAGTTGGAACAGCCGCTTGTTGCAGCTCCGAGCAGAAACCCATTATCTACACTACGGTACAACCAAGTGGCGTGAATGGGAGAGAACCAAGGTTCTGGGATAATCATCCTCATTGCCCCACTGGTACCCATGGAAAGGGTCATGATACCTGGCTCTTCTGCTCTTGATCCTACTTGGTTCAATGCTCCGTCAGGAAGAGGAGGAAGCACCGGGATACCTTCGGACAGTCCAAGCAATCTTGAACCTTGCTTACTGAGCGTACTACCGTCTCTCCAATCGCAAATAGGGGATATAGTACAACCCAATGCTTTCGCCATTGGATGAAGGTCAACCACTGAGGTGGAGAGAAGTCCCATTCCACTGAGCATTGAAGCAGTCTCCTTGACCGTACCAGTGAGGAGATAGTGGAGGTAACCTGCGAGAGAACCTACGTGTCGACCAGTTAGGGCAATTCCATCTGTACTTTGTTTCAGGAGTTTGAAGAACGGGTACATTGCATGCACCATTGCACCACTATCCTGGTAGTAGTCCTCTACAAAGGAATCATGCTTCCTAAGCTCCCAACAGAAGGCTCGATTCGAGACATCCGTCCAATCTGAGAGTGGTTGTAAGGGTACATTTGACGAATCGCATACCACCAGACTGTGCCACGTTCCCGCGGTGGTAATTCGGTCTACCTCTCTCCCTTGTGCAGCTTTTCTCCCAAGTTGTATGGCATGCATACACACAGCCTCTACATCACTTGAGGAAGGATTTCGCTCAACAAGCAATGTTGACTCACCCAAATCGGTATCAAGGTATTGGGCTTTCGAGGAAGTGGTGCTTATTTCAAGGGCCAGAAGCTTCATCGGCATTCTCCAAGGCATAATCAATCGGCTGTAGAAAGACAGCTAACTTTTTATATAATAATGATTTGACATCTTCCTAAATCAGTTTTACACTAGAGGTATAAACCTATCTTGTCTGGTCTTTATCCAGGTGAGAAGAAAAAAGGAGCAGCCTCATGTTGATTGGTATTTCCCCTTACATCGGTCCAGAATTACTGGAAGCACTCGATAGAATGGGTCATGGTGATGAGATAGTCATCGTCGATGCGTTCTATCCCGGAGACACGCGATCCTCCCGTTGTATCAGAGCTGACGGAATCAAGGCAGAAGACCTGCTTGATGGTATCTTCCGCCTGATGAATCCTGATGATTATGTCAAAGATCCAGTTGTGATGATGCAGCCTTCAGAAGGCGATAGCGCAGACCCTGCAGTGGAGGCGTCATTCCAGGCAGTCTTGGACAAATACTGGCCCGATACTCCAAAAATCCAGAAAATCGAACGCCAAGAGTTCTATGACAGGGCAAAACGGGCATATGCAGTAGTGGTCTCTGGCTCCATCGTAAAATATGGATGCATCATCATCCGTAAGGGTGTACTGCCCCACTAACCTATATGCAGGCCACCCCTGAAGAGGTGGTCTGCTATCCTTCTCTAATCAATAAGTATCACTGGCTTGATAACCTTCTCCTCCTTGTTGCCAAACACTGCAAAGGCCTCATCTACCTCATCCATGGAGAATCGATGTGTCAGTAAGAGCGAACTGGGAATATGG
The sequence above is drawn from the uncultured Sphaerochaeta sp. genome and encodes:
- a CDS encoding FGGY-family carbohydrate kinase; protein product: MKLLALEISTTSSKAQYLDTDLGESTLLVERNPSSSDVEAVCMHAIQLGRKAAQGREVDRITTAGTWHSLVVCDSSNVPLQPLSDWTDVSNRAFCWELRKHDSFVEDYYQDSGAMVHAMYPFFKLLKQSTDGIALTGRHVGSLAGYLHYLLTGTVKETASMLSGMGLLSTSVVDLHPMAKALGCTISPICDWRDGSTLSKQGSRLLGLSEGIPVLPPLPDGALNQVGSRAEEPGIMTLSMGTSGAMRMIIPEPWFSPIHATWLYRSVDNGFLLGAATSGCSNCVDWYKKHSFDPDVTYAQIESSLGEKANTPIFLPFLVGERCPGWDDTRLASFHDVEESMTTSAFYQGVLQGVVANLYQCYEELLKSGHIPRTIKLSGGVLHSAFWKHLCCNYFGVSMHEDIQKQTSLYGALILAARSAGEELPSYTQTVTNVLDSDPEMRDYYTRHYKRYRYWYEKTRIDSTQKRSI
- the fucU gene encoding L-fucose mutarotase, whose protein sequence is MLIGISPYIGPELLEALDRMGHGDEIVIVDAFYPGDTRSSRCIRADGIKAEDLLDGIFRLMNPDDYVKDPVVMMQPSEGDSADPAVEASFQAVLDKYWPDTPKIQKIERQEFYDRAKRAYAVVVSGSIVKYGCIIIRKGVLPH